A window from Triticum aestivum cultivar Chinese Spring chromosome 6D, IWGSC CS RefSeq v2.1, whole genome shotgun sequence encodes these proteins:
- the LOC123141696 gene encoding GDSL esterase/lipase At2g27360 — translation MAHLSRILVALLLVLIAGEAAATPYAGGRDAQLASSYSRVFSFGDSLTDTGNAAILPATAGGPSSHAPYGETYFHHPSGRASDGRLIIDFIVESLGLPQPTPYLAGETADDFRHGANFAVGGATALDPAFLKSRGVATFVPVSLSNETSWFNNVLELLDSTAYEEESNIMASSVFYFGEIGVNDYIFALFSNRTAEFAASLVPDIVAVTRSALTAVIAAGARTVLVTGMIPLGCEPELLALFPGDAHGESGCITGFNEVAQLHNRALNRMLRELRRSHPGTTLFYADIYSPIANLVASPGKYGFGDRPLAAFCGGGAGPYHFDMAAFCGTPDSTESSYPSEFLSWDGIHFTDAANRFIAQALLRRLYNASAMAEPQTALL, via the exons ATGGCACACTTATCTCGCATCCTGGTGGCTCTTCTCCTCGTCCTAATCGCCGGAGAGGCAGCCGCCACGCCGTACGCCGGCGGCAGGGACGCCCAGCTGGCCAGCAGCTACAGCCGCGTCTTCAGCTTCGGCGACTCGCTCACCGACACCGGGAACGCGGCCATCCTCCCGGCCACCGCCGGGGGGCCCTCCTCCCACGCGCCGTACGGGGAGACCTACTTCCACCACCCCAGCGGCCGGGCGTCCGACGGCCGGCTCATCATCGACTTCATCG TGGAGTCGCTGGGGTTGCCACAACCAACCCCCTACCTCGCCGGCGAGACCGCGGATGACTTCCGGCATGGCGCGAACTTCGCGGTGGGCGGCGCAACGGCGCTTGACCCGGCGTTCTTGAAGAGCAGAGGGGTAGCGACGTTTGTGCCGGTGTCTCTTAGCAACGAGACGAGCTGGTTCAACAATGTCTTGGAGCTTCTTGACTCCACGGCGTACG AAGAAGAGAGCAATATCATGGCGAGCTCCGTCTTCTACTTCGGTGAGATCGGAGTAAACGACTACATCTTCGCACTGTTCAGCAACCGCACAGCCGAGTTCGCGGCGAGCTTGGTGCCGGACATTGTCGCCGTCACCCGCTCGGCCCTAACA GCCGTGATCGCCGCCGGAGCAAGGACGGTGCTGGTGACGGGGATGATCCCGCTCGGGTGCGAGCCGGAGCTGCTCGCCCTCTTCCCCGGCGACGCGCACGGGGAGTCCGGCTGCATCACGGGCTTCAACGAGGTCGCCCAGCTGCACAACCGCGCGCTCAACCGCATGCTCCGCGAGCTCCGGCGGAGCCACCCCGGTACCACCCTCTTCTACGCCGACATCTACAGCCCCATCGCCAACCTCGTCGCCTCGCCCGGCAAATACG GCTTCGGCGACAGGCCGTTGGCCGCGTTCTGCGGCGGAGGCGCTGGCCCGTACCACTTCGACATGGCGGCGTTCTGCGGCACGCCGGACTCGACGGAGAGCTCCTACCCGTCCGAGTTCCTCTCGTGGGACGGCATCCACTTCACCGACGCTGCCAATAGGTTCATCGCCCAGGCTCTGCTCAGAAGATTGTATAACGCGTCGGCGATGGCAGAGCCACAAACTGCACTGCTCTGA